A single region of the Vicia villosa cultivar HV-30 ecotype Madison, WI linkage group LG4, Vvil1.0, whole genome shotgun sequence genome encodes:
- the LOC131594292 gene encoding 2-oxoglutarate-Fe(II) type oxidoreductase hxnY-like isoform X2, giving the protein MGKQSNETQAPVSDPTKFSILNLIDLSNPNINQSVHLLKQACLDSGFFYVVNHGISEEFMDEVFAQSKRFFSLPLKEKMKILRNEKHRGYTPVLDETLDPQHQLHGDYKEGFYIGIEVDEDDPESSKPFYGTNKWPEPDVLPGWRETMEKFHREALEVGKAVGKIIALALDLDVDFFDKPEMLGEPIATLRLLHYGGQISDPSKGLFGAGAHTDFGLITLLATDDVSGLQICKDRDAKPQKWEDVSPLKGAFVVNLGDMLERWSNGVFKSTLHRVLGNGQERYSIAYFLEPSHDCLVECLPTCKSETNPPKFPPILCRDYLSQRYNDTHADLSIYKKQQS; this is encoded by the exons ATGGGAAAACAGAGCAATGAAACACAAGCCCCTGTTTCTGACCCAACAAAATTCTCAATCCTTAATCTCATCGACCTCTCCAATCCCAACATAAACCAATCCGTTCATCTACTCAAACAG gCATGTTTGGATTCTGGTTTTTTCTATGTTGTAAACCATGGAATAAGCGAGGAATTCATGGACGAGGTTTTTGCACAAAGCAAGAGATTTTTCTCTCTTCCTTTAAAGGAAAAGATGAAGATTTTGAGAAATGAAAAACACAGAGGTTACACACCTGTTCTTGATGAAACACTTGATCCTCAACATCAACTTCATG GGGATTACAAAGAGGGTTTTTATATTGGAATTGAAGTAGATGAAGATGACCCAGAATCAAGTAAACCCTTTTATGGGACTAATAAATGGCCTGAACCAG ATGTTCTTCCAGGATGGAGGGAAACTATGGAGAAGTTTCATAGAGAGGCATT AGAAGTTGGGAAAGCGGTTGGGAAGATAATAGCCCTTGCACTTGATTTGGATGTTGATTTTTTCGATAAACCTGAAATGCTTGGAGAGCCGATTGCAACTCTGCGTTTGCTGCACTATGGAG GTCAAATCTCGGATCCCTCGAAAGGACTATTCGGAGCAGGAGCTCATACTGACTTTGGTTTAATTACACTGCTAGCAACCGATGATGTCTCAGGTCTTCAA ATATGCAAGGATAGGGATGCTAAACCTCAGAAATGGGAGGATGTGTCACCTTTGAAGGG GGCATTTGTAGTGAATCTCGGTGACATGCTTGAGCGCTGGAGCAATGGTGTTTTCAA GTCCACACTTCACCGAGTTCTAGGAAACGGTCAAGAGAGATATTCT ATTGCCTACTTTTTGGAGCCTAGTCATGATTGCTTAGTTGAATGCTTGCCAACCTGCAAATCCGAAACTAACCCTCCCAA ATTTCCTCCTATCTTATGTCGCGACTACCTGAGCCAGCGCTACAACGACACTCATGCGGATTTGAGTATTTACAAGAAACAACAATCTTAA
- the LOC131594292 gene encoding 2-oxoglutarate-Fe(II) type oxidoreductase hxnY-like isoform X1, protein MGKQSNETQAPVSDPTKFSILNLIDLSNPNINQSVHLLKQACLDSGFFYVVNHGISEEFMDEVFAQSKRFFSLPLKEKMKILRNEKHRGYTPVLDETLDPQHQLHVGDYKEGFYIGIEVDEDDPESSKPFYGTNKWPEPDVLPGWRETMEKFHREALEVGKAVGKIIALALDLDVDFFDKPEMLGEPIATLRLLHYGGQISDPSKGLFGAGAHTDFGLITLLATDDVSGLQICKDRDAKPQKWEDVSPLKGAFVVNLGDMLERWSNGVFKSTLHRVLGNGQERYSIAYFLEPSHDCLVECLPTCKSETNPPKFPPILCRDYLSQRYNDTHADLSIYKKQQS, encoded by the exons ATGGGAAAACAGAGCAATGAAACACAAGCCCCTGTTTCTGACCCAACAAAATTCTCAATCCTTAATCTCATCGACCTCTCCAATCCCAACATAAACCAATCCGTTCATCTACTCAAACAG gCATGTTTGGATTCTGGTTTTTTCTATGTTGTAAACCATGGAATAAGCGAGGAATTCATGGACGAGGTTTTTGCACAAAGCAAGAGATTTTTCTCTCTTCCTTTAAAGGAAAAGATGAAGATTTTGAGAAATGAAAAACACAGAGGTTACACACCTGTTCTTGATGAAACACTTGATCCTCAACATCAACTTCATG TAGGGGATTACAAAGAGGGTTTTTATATTGGAATTGAAGTAGATGAAGATGACCCAGAATCAAGTAAACCCTTTTATGGGACTAATAAATGGCCTGAACCAG ATGTTCTTCCAGGATGGAGGGAAACTATGGAGAAGTTTCATAGAGAGGCATT AGAAGTTGGGAAAGCGGTTGGGAAGATAATAGCCCTTGCACTTGATTTGGATGTTGATTTTTTCGATAAACCTGAAATGCTTGGAGAGCCGATTGCAACTCTGCGTTTGCTGCACTATGGAG GTCAAATCTCGGATCCCTCGAAAGGACTATTCGGAGCAGGAGCTCATACTGACTTTGGTTTAATTACACTGCTAGCAACCGATGATGTCTCAGGTCTTCAA ATATGCAAGGATAGGGATGCTAAACCTCAGAAATGGGAGGATGTGTCACCTTTGAAGGG GGCATTTGTAGTGAATCTCGGTGACATGCTTGAGCGCTGGAGCAATGGTGTTTTCAA GTCCACACTTCACCGAGTTCTAGGAAACGGTCAAGAGAGATATTCT ATTGCCTACTTTTTGGAGCCTAGTCATGATTGCTTAGTTGAATGCTTGCCAACCTGCAAATCCGAAACTAACCCTCCCAA ATTTCCTCCTATCTTATGTCGCGACTACCTGAGCCAGCGCTACAACGACACTCATGCGGATTTGAGTATTTACAAGAAACAACAATCTTAA